One stretch of Bradyrhizobium canariense DNA includes these proteins:
- a CDS encoding caspase family protein → MTNWLRFRAALVWSLAASLLALAAPAHAEKRVALVIGNNDYKNVPKLQKAVNDARTMGDTLKQLGFTVMVAENQTRQAFSESLLAFDKAVDPGDTAFFFYAGHGFEIAGQNFLLPIDVPAAGEGQEELVRDASVLADRIIERLQNKNVRTAILVFDACRNNPFERSGTRALAGGGGLAPMTQLPEGVFSVFSAGPRQTALDRLSNSDDNPNSVFTRTFAKELLKPGENLVQVAQHTRRIVSEMAETVSHKQIPVYFDQMVDDVFLNGVDKGPPEAAKETSKPVEPPQKVAALPPVSVPRTPPSDSVNAPIAMFSRHNGGWTVVFSIVDPALGISWRMGDAGEFRETGFLDTLDPRTRKRMPNPSIELAADAPAATIEVRYVDAAGELHGPFPIRFDPEAALIHDQRKILDMTATSWLSFREFNGLLVYYTQLMSYRCAIREARVGIDTTVPDKVLKMPPCDPKDPSVIPSDAVPFLKLPPATKSVSVELTYRDGSVSEIKSFRR, encoded by the coding sequence ATGACGAATTGGTTACGGTTCAGAGCCGCGTTGGTCTGGAGCCTCGCGGCGTCGTTGCTGGCACTCGCCGCGCCCGCGCATGCCGAAAAGCGCGTCGCGCTTGTGATCGGCAACAATGACTACAAGAACGTTCCCAAGTTGCAGAAGGCGGTCAACGACGCCCGCACCATGGGCGATACGCTCAAGCAATTGGGCTTTACGGTGATGGTGGCGGAGAACCAGACCCGCCAGGCGTTCAGCGAGAGCCTGCTGGCGTTCGACAAGGCGGTCGATCCCGGCGATACCGCATTCTTCTTCTATGCCGGACACGGGTTCGAAATCGCCGGCCAGAACTTTCTGCTGCCGATCGACGTGCCCGCTGCGGGCGAAGGCCAGGAGGAACTGGTCCGCGACGCTTCCGTGCTCGCCGACCGTATTATCGAACGCCTGCAGAACAAGAACGTGCGCACGGCTATTCTCGTGTTCGACGCCTGTCGCAACAATCCGTTCGAGCGCTCCGGCACCCGCGCTTTGGCGGGTGGCGGTGGGCTCGCGCCGATGACGCAATTGCCGGAGGGGGTGTTCTCGGTATTTTCCGCAGGTCCACGGCAGACCGCGCTCGATCGGTTGTCGAACAGCGACGACAACCCCAATTCGGTATTCACCCGCACCTTTGCCAAGGAACTGCTAAAGCCCGGCGAGAATCTGGTCCAGGTCGCCCAGCACACGCGCCGGATCGTCAGCGAGATGGCAGAGACCGTCAGCCACAAACAGATCCCGGTTTATTTCGACCAGATGGTCGACGACGTCTTCCTCAATGGCGTGGACAAGGGACCGCCAGAGGCGGCCAAGGAAACCTCAAAACCGGTCGAGCCGCCACAGAAGGTCGCGGCATTGCCGCCGGTATCGGTGCCGCGCACCCCGCCAAGCGACTCCGTCAATGCGCCGATCGCGATGTTCTCCCGCCACAATGGCGGCTGGACCGTGGTGTTCTCGATTGTCGACCCGGCGCTGGGGATTTCCTGGCGAATGGGCGATGCCGGCGAATTCCGCGAGACCGGATTCCTGGACACGCTCGATCCCCGGACGCGCAAGCGGATGCCCAATCCGTCGATCGAGCTTGCTGCCGATGCGCCGGCGGCCACCATTGAAGTCCGTTACGTCGATGCGGCAGGCGAGCTGCACGGGCCGTTTCCCATCAGGTTCGACCCGGAGGCGGCACTGATACATGACCAGCGAAAGATCCTCGACATGACCGCGACAAGCTGGCTGTCGTTTCGCGAGTTCAACGGGTTGCTGGTGTATTACACGCAGCTGATGTCGTACCGCTGCGCGATCCGCGAGGCGCGTGTCGGCATCGATACGACGGTGCCCGACAAGGTTCTGAAAATGCCGCCCTGCGATCCCAAAGATCCCAGCGTCATTCCAAGCGACGCGGTGCCTTTTCTCAAGCTGCCGCCGGCAACCAAATCGGTCTCGGTGGAGTTGACCTATCGCGACGGCAGCGTATCCGAAATCAAGAGTTTTCGCCGCTAG
- a CDS encoding SUF system Fe-S cluster assembly protein: MTDTAEAKTSNMETHSALPPEETERLSGEIVAALKTVFDPEIPADIYELGLIYKVDLKDDRGVDVVMTLTTPNCPAAGELPTMVENAVASVPGVGVVNVNLVWDPAWSPDRMSDEARLVLNMW; encoded by the coding sequence ATGACCGACACAGCCGAAGCCAAAACCAGCAATATGGAAACCCATTCGGCGCTGCCGCCGGAGGAGACCGAGCGGCTCAGCGGCGAAATCGTGGCTGCGCTCAAGACGGTGTTCGATCCGGAAATTCCGGCCGATATCTATGAGCTCGGCCTGATCTACAAGGTCGATCTGAAGGACGATCGCGGCGTCGACGTCGTCATGACACTGACCACGCCGAATTGTCCGGCGGCGGGAGAATTGCCGACGATGGTGGAAAACGCGGTCGCCAGCGTTCCCGGCGTCGGCGTCGTCAACGTCAATCTGGTTTGGGATCCGGCCTGGTCGCCGGACCGGATGAGCGACGAGGCGCGCCTCGTCCTCAATATGTGGTGA
- a CDS encoding TfoX/Sxy family protein, with amino-acid sequence MDRDFLIDLFADFGPVTIRPMFSGFGISVDGTNFAMALRAGLYFRADDQTIAQFEAEGSKPFQYQTRAKTVTVGSYWQLPARLFDDPEELTDWARAALAAAQRAALRKRPKVRKAGKAATKKAAATGPAAKKKKSAKDGLKKKDGLKKKIWKKRS; translated from the coding sequence ATGGACCGCGATTTCCTGATCGACCTGTTTGCCGACTTCGGCCCGGTGACGATCCGCCCGATGTTCTCGGGTTTCGGCATTTCGGTTGACGGTACCAACTTCGCCATGGCGCTGCGCGCGGGTCTGTATTTCCGCGCTGACGACCAAACCATTGCGCAATTCGAGGCGGAAGGTTCAAAACCGTTTCAATATCAAACCAGGGCCAAGACCGTGACGGTCGGCTCCTACTGGCAATTGCCGGCGCGGCTTTTTGACGATCCGGAGGAATTGACGGATTGGGCAAGGGCGGCGCTGGCGGCGGCGCAGCGCGCAGCCCTGCGCAAGCGTCCGAAAGTGCGCAAGGCGGGCAAAGCCGCAACCAAAAAGGCTGCTGCTACAGGGCCTGCCGCCAAAAAGAAAAAGAGCGCGAAGGACGGTCTAAAAAAGAAGGACGGTCTAAAAAAGAAGATTTGGAAGAAAAGAAGTTAG
- a CDS encoding outer membrane protein produces MKKLLLAVTAVAAFSGSAFAADLPARTYTKAPVMAPTPSWTGFYIFGGGGGGVWDADTGVQSTTTGAPILGFNQKQGGDGWFGTVGAGYDWQFNSSWVAGILADGQFGSLKGTIQDQGFAGGIAGTEKLRDTWAVGARLGYLVAPNVLSYVNGGYTGSNWSGTTLFNTASALPSGFHTGSFSTEGWFVGGGVENNLNIFGIAAPGWFMKTEYRAAYYDHKNLSELVDGTNALVGRDITFHPLVQTISTSLVYRFNWGGPVVAKY; encoded by the coding sequence ATGAAGAAATTACTGCTCGCTGTGACCGCGGTTGCCGCGTTCTCCGGATCGGCCTTTGCGGCTGATCTTCCCGCCCGGACCTACACCAAGGCTCCGGTGATGGCCCCGACCCCGAGCTGGACCGGTTTCTACATTTTCGGTGGTGGCGGTGGCGGCGTGTGGGATGCGGACACCGGCGTTCAGTCGACGACCACGGGCGCTCCGATCCTGGGCTTCAACCAGAAGCAGGGTGGCGACGGTTGGTTCGGCACGGTCGGCGCTGGTTACGACTGGCAGTTCAACAGCAGCTGGGTCGCCGGCATCTTGGCTGACGGTCAGTTCGGCAGCCTGAAGGGGACGATCCAGGATCAGGGCTTCGCTGGTGGTATTGCCGGCACCGAGAAGCTTCGCGATACATGGGCCGTGGGTGCTCGCCTCGGCTATCTGGTCGCACCGAATGTGCTGTCCTATGTCAACGGCGGTTACACCGGCTCCAACTGGTCGGGCACCACCCTGTTCAACACGGCTTCCGCTCTTCCGTCAGGCTTCCATACCGGTAGCTTCAGCACCGAGGGCTGGTTCGTCGGCGGCGGCGTGGAAAACAACCTGAACATCTTCGGTATCGCCGCTCCCGGCTGGTTCATGAAGACCGAATATCGCGCCGCTTACTATGACCACAAGAACCTCTCGGAACTCGTCGACGGCACCAATGCGCTCGTCGGCCGCGATATCACCTTCCACCCGCTGGTTCAGACCATCAGCACCTCGCTGGTCTATCGTTTCAACTGGGGTGGCCCGGTCGTTGCGAAGTACTGA
- a CDS encoding GGDEF domain-containing protein — protein sequence MLDEHERTLAFAEVALGQIKSLRQTAIPRNYEIWYVYATGYNSPLNKIINETLTRNGKLTEADLEQIYETYLSQIKTTDRIDKVGARVIGEIDDVMTLITDALAVSASYEESLSGATEKLSSAKNRDQLKPIIELLLRSTREMRETNKALEDRLQLSKTEISNLQQSLDAIRAESLTDPLTGLGNRKYFDRSIERAVENALATGEPLSLLMFDIDHFKSFNDSYGHLTGDQVLRLVGMSLKQTIKGQDITARYGGEEFAVVLPNTALRQALTVADHIRRAIMAKELKKKSTGEILGRVTISVGVSILKPGDDTDSLIERADACLYAAKRNGRNRVICEVDPEYVADARNQVA from the coding sequence GTGCTCGACGAACACGAACGCACGCTGGCCTTCGCGGAAGTCGCGCTCGGCCAGATCAAATCGCTTCGCCAGACCGCCATCCCCCGCAATTATGAGATCTGGTACGTCTACGCGACCGGGTACAATTCGCCCCTCAACAAGATCATCAACGAGACGCTGACCCGCAACGGCAAACTGACCGAGGCCGATCTCGAGCAGATCTACGAAACCTATCTTTCCCAGATCAAGACCACCGACCGCATCGACAAGGTCGGCGCGCGCGTGATCGGGGAAATCGACGACGTGATGACCCTCATCACTGACGCCCTTGCAGTATCGGCCAGCTACGAGGAAAGCCTGTCGGGCGCGACTGAAAAACTTTCTTCCGCCAAGAACCGCGACCAGCTCAAGCCGATCATCGAATTGCTGCTGCGGTCCACCCGCGAAATGCGCGAGACCAACAAGGCGCTGGAAGACCGGCTACAGCTCTCGAAAACAGAGATCAGCAATCTGCAGCAAAGCCTCGATGCCATCAGGGCGGAGAGCCTGACCGACCCCCTCACCGGCCTCGGCAATCGCAAATATTTCGATCGCTCGATCGAGCGCGCCGTCGAGAATGCGCTCGCGACCGGCGAGCCGCTTTCGCTGCTGATGTTCGACATCGATCACTTCAAATCGTTCAACGACTCCTACGGTCACTTGACCGGGGATCAGGTTCTGCGCCTGGTCGGCATGTCGCTTAAACAGACCATCAAAGGCCAGGACATCACCGCGCGCTACGGCGGCGAGGAATTCGCGGTCGTGCTGCCCAATACCGCGCTGCGCCAGGCGCTGACCGTTGCCGATCACATCCGCCGAGCCATCATGGCGAAAGAGTTGAAGAAAAAATCGACCGGAGAAATCCTCGGTCGCGTCACCATCTCGGTCGGCGTTTCCATACTCAAGCCCGGCGACGACACCGATTCGCTGATCGAACGCGCGGATGCCTGCCTCTACGCCGCCAAGCGCAACGGCCGCAACCGCGTCATCTGCGAAGTCGATCCGGAATATGTTGCCGACGCGCGAAATCAGGTTGCGTGA
- a CDS encoding cysteine desulfurase — translation MTMHPAVLNGSYDVARVREDFPALALKIYGKQLVYLDNAASAQKPIAVLDRMTEAYKSEYANVHRGLHYLANAATEAYEGGRAKVATFLNARRNEEIIFTRNATEAINLVASSWGEPNIGQGDEIVLSIMEHHSNIVPWHFLRERHGAVIKWAPVDDEGNFLIDEFEKLLTPRTKLVAITQMSNALGTIVPVKDVVKLAHARGIPVLVDGSQAAVHLAIDVQDIDCDFYVFTGHKLYGPTGIGALYAKHEHLVAMRPYNGGGEMIREVAKDWVTYGDPPHKFEAGTPAIVEAIGLGAAIDYVNSIGKERIAAHEHDLLTYAQERLREINSLRLIGTARGKGPVISFEMKGAHPHDVATVIDRQGIAVRAGTHCVMPLLERFNVTATCRASFGMYNTREEVDHLAQALIKARELFS, via the coding sequence CTGACTATGCATCCGGCGGTATTGAACGGCTCATATGATGTTGCGCGCGTCAGGGAGGATTTCCCCGCGCTGGCGCTGAAGATCTATGGCAAGCAGCTGGTCTATCTCGACAACGCGGCTTCGGCGCAAAAGCCCATCGCGGTGCTCGACCGCATGACGGAGGCCTATAAAAGCGAATACGCCAACGTCCATCGCGGATTGCACTACCTCGCCAATGCAGCGACCGAAGCCTATGAGGGCGGCCGCGCCAAGGTCGCGACGTTTCTCAACGCACGGCGCAACGAGGAAATCATCTTCACCCGCAACGCCACCGAGGCGATCAACCTGGTGGCTTCCTCCTGGGGCGAGCCGAACATCGGGCAGGGCGATGAGATCGTGCTCTCGATCATGGAGCACCACTCCAATATCGTACCCTGGCATTTCCTTCGGGAGCGCCACGGCGCCGTCATCAAATGGGCCCCGGTGGACGACGAGGGCAATTTCCTGATCGACGAGTTCGAGAAGCTGCTGACGCCGCGCACCAAGCTTGTGGCGATCACGCAGATGTCGAATGCGCTCGGCACCATCGTGCCGGTGAAGGACGTGGTGAAGCTTGCGCATGCGCGCGGCATCCCGGTGCTGGTCGACGGCAGCCAGGCCGCCGTCCATCTAGCGATCGACGTGCAGGATATCGATTGCGATTTCTACGTCTTCACCGGACACAAATTATACGGTCCGACCGGCATCGGCGCGCTCTATGCCAAGCACGAGCATCTGGTGGCGATGCGTCCCTACAATGGCGGCGGCGAGATGATCCGCGAGGTCGCCAAGGATTGGGTCACATATGGCGATCCGCCGCACAAATTCGAGGCCGGAACGCCCGCGATTGTGGAAGCGATCGGCCTGGGTGCGGCGATCGATTACGTTAATTCGATCGGCAAGGAGCGGATCGCGGCCCATGAACACGACCTTCTGACCTATGCCCAGGAACGGCTGCGCGAGATCAATTCGCTGCGTCTGATCGGTACCGCACGTGGCAAGGGCCCGGTGATTTCGTTCGAAATGAAAGGCGCCCATCCGCACGATGTCGCGACCGTCATCGATCGGCAGGGGATCGCGGTGCGCGCCGGCACGCATTGCGTGATGCCGCTTTTAGAGCGGTTCAATGTCACGGCGACGTGCCGTGCCTCGTTCGGGATGTATAATACCCGCGAAGAAGTCGACCATCTGGCACAGGCGCTCATCAAGGCACGGGAATTGTTTTCATGA
- a CDS encoding DEAD/DEAH box helicase: MSFSHLGLSDKVLAAVAATGYTTPTPIQEQAIPHVLARRDVLGIAQTGTGKTAAFVLPMLTMLEKGRARARMPRTLILEPTRELAAQVKENFDKYGAGQKLNVALLIGGVSFGDQDTKLTRGVDVLIATPGRLLDHTERGGLLLTGVELLVIDEADRMLDMGFIPDIERICKMIPFTRQTLFFTATMPPEIRRITEAFLHNPEKVEVSRPATTAVGVSQFQVAVGREPHEKREILRRLLRDAKDLQNAIIFCNRKREVALLYKSLQKHGFSVGALHGDMDQSARTAALDQFRKGEIPLLVASDVAARGLDIPAVSHVFNFDVPHHADDYVHRIGRTGRAGRAGTAISIVTPLDQKSVVAIEKLIGQTIPRTDSGVEAQPVDDPTAAPSNGNEKPRDAHAREGSRGGRKPRREREPRRSNGGGRSPAAPQPQAAAPRPPSIGRAEAPSVPRDAASEPADHSHLPAFLLRPVRARV, from the coding sequence ATGTCTTTTTCCCATCTTGGCTTATCCGACAAGGTGCTCGCCGCCGTTGCGGCCACCGGTTACACCACCCCGACCCCCATCCAGGAACAGGCGATTCCTCACGTTCTGGCCCGCCGAGACGTCCTCGGCATCGCCCAGACCGGCACCGGCAAGACCGCTGCCTTCGTCCTTCCCATGCTCACCATGCTGGAAAAGGGCCGCGCCCGCGCCCGAATGCCACGCACCCTGATCCTTGAACCGACGCGCGAACTCGCCGCGCAGGTGAAGGAGAATTTCGATAAATACGGCGCCGGCCAGAAGCTCAACGTGGCTTTGTTGATCGGCGGCGTCTCGTTCGGCGACCAGGACACCAAATTGACGCGCGGCGTCGACGTGCTGATCGCAACGCCAGGCCGGCTGCTCGATCACACCGAGCGCGGCGGCCTTCTGCTCACCGGCGTCGAACTGCTGGTGATCGACGAAGCCGACCGCATGCTCGACATGGGTTTCATTCCGGACATCGAGCGCATCTGCAAGATGATTCCATTTACCCGGCAGACGCTGTTTTTCACGGCTACGATGCCTCCCGAAATCCGCCGTATCACTGAAGCTTTCCTGCACAATCCCGAGAAGGTCGAAGTTTCCAGGCCCGCCACCACGGCCGTCGGCGTGTCCCAGTTTCAGGTCGCGGTTGGCCGCGAGCCGCACGAGAAACGCGAAATACTGCGCCGCCTGCTTCGCGACGCCAAGGACCTCCAGAACGCCATCATCTTCTGCAACCGCAAACGCGAAGTGGCGCTGTTGTACAAGTCGCTGCAGAAGCACGGCTTCAGCGTCGGCGCCCTGCACGGCGACATGGATCAGTCGGCACGCACCGCGGCCCTCGATCAATTCCGCAAGGGTGAGATTCCGCTACTGGTTGCGTCCGACGTCGCGGCCCGTGGCCTCGATATTCCCGCAGTGAGCCACGTCTTCAATTTCGACGTCCCGCATCACGCCGACGACTACGTCCACCGCATTGGCCGCACCGGCCGCGCCGGCCGCGCCGGCACGGCGATTTCCATCGTCACCCCGCTCGACCAGAAATCGGTGGTCGCGATCGAAAAGCTGATCGGACAAACCATTCCTCGTACCGACAGCGGTGTCGAGGCCCAGCCGGTGGATGACCCGACTGCGGCGCCCAGTAACGGCAATGAAAAGCCACGTGACGCACATGCGCGCGAGGGTTCGCGCGGCGGCCGAAAACCCCGCCGTGAGCGAGAACCGCGACGCTCCAACGGCGGCGGCCGAAGTCCCGCCGCGCCCCAGCCACAGGCTGCCGCCCCGCGTCCGCCTTCGATCGGCCGTGCCGAGGCGCCGTCCGTCCCGCGCGATGCGGCATCGGAGCCTGCCGATCACTCGCATCTTCCAGCATTCCTGCTCCGGCCTGTTCGCGCCCGCGTCTAG
- a CDS encoding HesB/IscA family protein — translation MTDMTPASSTSASKPKPRPRPQVMKLTEAAAQRVQELTRRADSEIVGLRVGIKNGGCAGQSYTVEYAHEVRPTDEVVEDKGVKILVDPKAVLFLLGTEMDYKADKMSAQFIFNNPNQVGACGCGESVQLTAAKI, via the coding sequence ATGACTGACATGACACCTGCATCATCCACATCCGCCTCGAAACCCAAGCCGCGGCCCCGCCCGCAGGTCATGAAGCTGACCGAAGCGGCTGCGCAGCGGGTCCAGGAACTGACCAGGCGCGCCGACTCCGAGATCGTCGGCTTGCGCGTCGGCATCAAGAATGGCGGCTGCGCCGGGCAATCCTACACCGTCGAATATGCCCACGAAGTCCGACCGACCGACGAGGTCGTCGAGGACAAGGGCGTGAAGATCCTGGTCGATCCCAAAGCGGTATTGTTCCTGCTCGGCACTGAGATGGACTACAAGGCCGACAAGATGTCGGCGCAGTTCATTTTCAACAATCCCAACCAGGTCGGCGCCTGCGGCTGCGGCGAATCGGTGCAACTGACGGCCGCCAAGATCTAA
- a CDS encoding FAD-dependent oxidoreductase, with protein MDAGTPSERPAGRTISTRCCIVGGGPAGMMLGYLLGRAGIDTVVLEKHADFFRDFRGDTVHPSTLQVMHELGLIDGFLKLPHQQLQKMDGQFGGTSIRIADLSRLKLNYPFIAFMPQWDFLNFLRESGKRFPQLKIMMNTDATDLIHSGAKVAGVKADTPEGPVEIRADLTIGCDGRHSIVRQCANLEVEEIGAPMDVLWFRAGRRANETENLFARLLPGKMMVTFDRGDYWQCAYVIAKGQYDGVKARGLDAFRDDIAALAPVLRSGMADVKTWDDVKLLTVAINRLKHWTRPGLLCIGDAAHAMSPVGGVGVNLAVQDAVATANLLAAKLAKGCPDENELDAVRRRREFPVRMTQAMQVLVQNNIISVALKPGDRSFRVPLFARIVNAVPWLQGITARFVAVGVRPEHVHSPEAAR; from the coding sequence ATGGATGCCGGCACGCCATCAGAACGCCCAGCGGGGCGTACGATAAGCACCCGCTGTTGCATCGTCGGCGGCGGTCCGGCCGGCATGATGCTGGGTTACCTGCTCGGACGCGCCGGCATCGATACGGTCGTGCTGGAGAAGCACGCCGATTTCTTCCGGGATTTTCGCGGTGACACCGTGCACCCCTCGACGTTGCAGGTGATGCACGAGCTGGGCCTGATCGACGGATTCCTGAAACTCCCGCATCAGCAACTGCAAAAAATGGACGGCCAGTTCGGCGGCACTTCGATCCGTATCGCCGACCTCAGCCGACTGAAGCTGAATTACCCCTTCATTGCGTTCATGCCGCAATGGGATTTTCTCAACTTCCTGCGCGAGAGCGGCAAGCGGTTTCCGCAACTCAAGATCATGATGAATACCGATGCGACCGATCTGATCCACTCGGGCGCCAAGGTGGCCGGTGTGAAGGCCGATACGCCGGAAGGGCCGGTTGAAATCCGTGCCGATTTGACCATCGGATGCGACGGCCGGCATTCGATCGTGCGGCAGTGCGCCAATCTTGAAGTCGAGGAGATCGGTGCGCCGATGGACGTGCTCTGGTTTCGCGCCGGACGCCGCGCCAATGAAACCGAAAACCTGTTTGCCCGGCTCTTGCCGGGCAAGATGATGGTGACGTTCGACCGCGGCGATTACTGGCAATGCGCCTACGTCATCGCCAAGGGACAATACGATGGGGTGAAAGCGCGTGGGCTCGATGCATTCCGCGACGATATCGCCGCCCTGGCGCCGGTCCTGCGGTCGGGAATGGCTGACGTGAAGACGTGGGACGATGTGAAACTGCTGACCGTGGCGATCAACCGGTTGAAGCACTGGACGCGCCCGGGTCTGCTCTGCATTGGCGACGCTGCGCATGCGATGTCACCGGTCGGCGGCGTCGGCGTCAATCTCGCGGTCCAGGATGCGGTCGCGACCGCAAACCTGCTGGCGGCGAAACTGGCAAAAGGCTGCCCCGATGAAAACGAACTGGATGCGGTGCGGCGGCGCCGCGAGTTTCCGGTGCGGATGACGCAGGCCATGCAGGTACTGGTTCAAAACAACATCATCAGCGTCGCGCTCAAGCCGGGCGATCGGTCGTTCAGGGTCCCCCTGTTCGCCCGCATCGTCAACGCGGTGCCATGGCTGCAGGGAATTACCGCGCGTTTCGTCGCCGTCGGGGTGCGTCCCGAGCATGTGCATTCGCCGGAGGCCGCGCGATAG
- a CDS encoding TMEM175 family protein → MFSKARLDTLSDGIFGVAMTLLILDVRLPDDFHPSLRIFRRRSGFMPAIRC, encoded by the coding sequence ATGTTTTCAAAGGCGCGTCTCGATACGCTCAGCGATGGAATTTTCGGCGTCGCCATGACGCTGTTGATCCTGGATGTCCGCCTGCCGGATGATTTTCATCCCAGTTTGCGCATTTTCCGCCGGCGATCTGGCTTTATGCCGGCCATACGCTGTTGA
- a CDS encoding SDR family NAD(P)-dependent oxidoreductase — protein MKQQLFDLSGKVAVVTGGNGGIGLGMARGLAEAGAAIAIVARNESKSNDAVADLRQRGIKAIAVVADVTDKAAVAAMVERVTRELGRIDILINNAGINIRKPPHALEIEEWDRVIHTNLTSAFLCSQAVYPAMKAAGGGKIINIGSMTSIFGASFAPAYAASKGGIVQFTRSCACAWAADNIQANAVLPGWIDTDLTKRARQEIDGLHDKVLARTPAARWGAIADFAGIAVFLSSAASDFVTGTAIPVDGGFSIMG, from the coding sequence ATGAAACAACAATTATTCGATCTCAGCGGCAAAGTGGCTGTCGTCACCGGCGGCAATGGCGGTATCGGTCTTGGCATGGCGCGCGGGCTGGCGGAGGCCGGCGCCGCAATTGCGATCGTCGCACGCAACGAATCGAAGTCGAACGATGCCGTGGCCGATCTCCGGCAGCGCGGAATCAAAGCCATCGCGGTCGTCGCTGATGTCACGGACAAGGCTGCGGTTGCGGCGATGGTCGAGCGCGTCACGCGCGAGCTCGGCCGAATCGACATCCTCATCAACAACGCCGGCATCAATATTCGCAAGCCGCCGCACGCACTTGAAATCGAGGAATGGGACCGTGTCATCCATACCAACCTCACCAGCGCGTTCCTGTGCTCGCAGGCGGTCTACCCGGCGATGAAGGCTGCGGGTGGCGGCAAGATCATCAACATCGGATCGATGACGTCGATCTTCGGTGCCAGCTTCGCGCCGGCTTATGCCGCGAGCAAGGGCGGCATTGTGCAGTTCACCCGCTCCTGCGCCTGCGCCTGGGCTGCCGACAACATCCAGGCCAATGCGGTGCTGCCGGGCTGGATCGATACCGATCTGACCAAGCGCGCCCGGCAGGAGATCGACGGCCTGCACGACAAGGTTCTGGCGCGCACGCCGGCGGCGCGATGGGGCGCCATCGCTGACTTCGCGGGCATCGCGGTGTTCCTCAGCTCGGCGGCGTCGGATTTCGTTACCGGCACCGCGATTCCCGTGGACGGCGGCTTCTCCATTATGGGGTAG